A single region of the Ziziphus jujuba cultivar Dongzao chromosome 10, ASM3175591v1 genome encodes:
- the LOC107412246 gene encoding uncharacterized protein LOC107412246, whose product MEIHSSSKVITLRPFKLTDVDDLLSFAGDDQVTRNLRWKTLTSKDEALTFIKDVCIPHPWRRSICMDDRSIGFISVFPGSGEDRCRADVGYGLAVKYWGQGIVTQAMKIAVPQVFKDLPEIVRLQAFVDLENKASQRVLEKVRFQKEGLLRKYFILKGVLRDFIVYSFLSTDFPSSTIIGK is encoded by the coding sequence ATGGAGATTCATAGTTCATCTAAAGTGATCACCCTCCGTCCATTCAAGCTGACGGACGTGGATGATCTGCTGTCATTCGCAGGCGATGATCAAGTTACTAGAAACCTTCGATGGAAGACTTTGACATCCAAAGATGAGGCTTTGACTTTCATCAAAGATGTTTGTATACCCCACCCTTGGAGGCGTTCGATATGCATGGATGACCGTTCGATCGGGTTCATCTCTGTGTTCCCAGGATCAGGTGAGGACAGGTGCAGAGCAGATGTAGGATATGGTTTAGCCGTGAAGTACTGGGGACAAGGGATAGTCACACAGGCAATGAAGATTGCAGTTCCTCAAGTGTTCAAGGACTTGCCAGAAATAGTAAGGCTGCAAGCTTTTGTAGATTTAGAGAATAAAGCCTCTCAAAGGGTATTAGAGAAAGTTAGGTTCCAAAAAGAGGGGCTTCTCAGGAAATATTTCATTCTCAAGGGAGTATTAAGAGATTTTATTGTCTATAGCTTTTTATCGACCGATTTTCCTTCCTCAACGATTATTggtaaataa
- the LOC112490703 gene encoding uncharacterized protein LOC112490703 — translation MAAYSSYAYRGKPHEDEWNDSTIYCEDGVCRTVIVDPDGRKTTAIGCSPFHEDVDSYVVHSETIEHVYNPRVNEYRHSSPRKNVEYGGHEKWRRPSSPDRPKELDDFFNGIQIEASRPHHKNNNPKLAGGAATNWRPNTHPHSNGYGGGYNNKPTAGSYPIRNEKFDDYYRKKSPTRDWERPVNHGTRPVNISSPVGGRDARLGVPTNSIEEAIDYLKGENARISSVPGINHGGGGGGGNQGHFVRQYVQPPRVYEAEDIPPRHQYPASSTWPRTTSPPTHGRAYPPGVIDSHEAARRFGGKIVRI, via the coding sequence ATGGCTGCCTACAGTAGTTATGCATACAGAGGAAAACCGCATGAAGACGAATGGAACGACAGCACAATCTACTGTGAGGATGGTGTCTGCCGTACGGTCATTGTGGATCCCGACGGTCGGAAAACAACTGCCATCGGCTGCTCTCCCTTCCACGAAGACGTGGACAGCTATGTCGTACATTCCGAAACGATAGAGCATGTCTACAATCCTCGCGTCAACGAGTACCGACACAGCTCTCCAAGGAAGAACGTGGAGTATGGAGGACATGAAAAATGGCGCCGACCTTCCAGCCCAGATCGCCCAAAGGAGCTCGACGATTTCTTCAACGGAATCCAGATCGAAGCTAGCCGACCCCACCATAAGAACAACAACCCCAAGCTCGCCGGCGGTGCCGCCACAAATTGGCGCCCAAACACCCACCCTCACTCAAATGGCTATGGCGGTGGCTACAACAACAAGCCAACTGCTGGAAGCTATCCAATTCGGAACGAAAAGTTCGACGACTACTACCGCAAGAAAAGTCCGACCCGAGATTGGGAGCGACCAGTCAACCATGGGACGCGGCCTGTTAATATTTCATCTCCAGTGGGTGGTCGCGATGCCAGATTGGGTGTACCAACAAATAGCATTGAGGAAGCCATTGATTACCTGAAGGGAGAGAACGCAAGGATTTCATCTGTGCCTGGTATTAatcatggtggtggtggtggtggtggtaacCAGGGGCATTTCGTCAGGCAGTACGTGCAGCCGCCGAGAGTATACGAGGCGGAAGATATTCCTCCAAGACATCAATATCCAGCATCGTCGACATGGCCACGCACTACATCACCACCAACTCATGGACGTGCATATCCTCCTGGAGTCATTGACAGTCACGAAGCGGCAAGAAGGTTTGGAGGGAAGATTGTTCGAATCTAA
- the LOC107412272 gene encoding uncharacterized protein LOC107412272, which produces MHRVGSAGNTANSTRPRKEKRLTYVLNDADDTKHCAGINCLAVLKSSVSGGSDYLFTGSRDGTLKRWALGDDVATCSATFESHVDWVNDAVLAGDNTLVSCSSDATLKTWNSLSDGNCTRTLRQHSDYVTCLAAAGKNSNVVASGGLGGEVFVWDLEAALAPVSKSGDAMEDDCSNGINGSGNPLQMTSLRTISSSNSISMHTTQSHGYVPIAAKGHKESVYALAMNDSGTLLVSGGTEKVVRVWDPRSGSKTMKLRGHTDNIRALLLDSSGRFCLSGSSDSMIRLWDLGQQRCMHTYAVHTDSVWALASTPTFSHVYSGGRDLSLYLTDLATRESLLLCTGEHPVLQLALHDDSIWVATTDSSVHRWPAEGSNPQKNFQRGGSFLAGNLSFSRARVSLEGSTPTPVYKEPSFTIPGTPGIVQHEILNNRRHVLTKDTAGSVKLWEITRGIVIEDFGKVSFDEKKEELFEMVSIPAWFTVDTRLGSLSVHLDTPQCFSAEMYSADLNIVGKPEDDKVNLARETLKGLLTHWLAKRKHKFGCQATANGEISGKEITARSLTHSRIEADGNAENDSNVYPPFEFSTVSPPSIITEGSQGGPWRKKITDLDGTEDEKDFPWWCLDCVLNYRLPPRENTKCSFYLHPCEGSTIQILTQGKLSAPRILRIHKVVNYVIEKMVLDKPIESVNPDGAFPSGPAGGQLQTSAVGDGSFRPGLKPWQKLRPSIEILCNNQVLPPDMSLATVRAYIWKKPEDLVLNYRVVQGR; this is translated from the exons ATGCACCGTGTGGGTAGTGCTGGAAACACAGCCAATTCCACCCGCCCTCGTAAAGAGAAGAGATTAACGTACGTGTTGAATGATGCAGATGACACAAAG CATTGTGCGGGCATAAATTGTTTGGCTGTGCTGAAGTCATCAGTGTCTGGTGGGAGTGATTATCTTTTTACTGGGAGTCGTGATGGCACACTAAAAAGATGGGCATTGGGTGATGATGTTGCTACCTGCTCTGCTACCTTTGAGTCTCATGTGGACTGG GTAAATGATGCTGTTCTTGCTGGTGATAATACACTTGTTTCCTGCTCTTCAGATGCCACCCTCAAG ACATGGAATTCCTTGTCCGATGGGAATTGTACAAGGACTCTCCGTCAGCATTCTGACTATGTTACTTGTCTTGCTGCAGCtggaaaaaat AGCAATGTTGTTGCCTCTGGGGGACTTGGAGGGGAGGTATTTGTGTGGGATCTTGAAGCTGCGCTTGCTCCAGTTTCAAAGTCAGgtgatgcaatggaagatgattGTTCGAATGGTATCAATGGTTCTGGGAATCCACTGCAAATGACAAGTTTACGCACAATTAGCTCAAGCAATAGTATTTCAATGCACACTACTCAGTCACATGGATATGTTCCAATTGCTGCCAAAGGCCACAAGGAGTCAGTTTATGCTTTGGCAATGAATGATAGCGGAACTCTTCTTGTCTCTGGTGGTACAGAGAAG GTGGTCCGTGTTTGGGACCCAAGAAGTGGGTCAAAGACGATGAAATTAAGAGGGCATACAGATAATATCAGGGCTTTGCTTCTTGACTCTTCTGGCAG ATTTTGCTTGTCTGGATCTTCTGATTCAATGATCAG ACTATGGGATCTTGGTCAGCAACGATGCATGCATACCTATGCTGTGCACACAGACTCTGTATGGGCTCTTGCAAGTACTCCTACATTTAGTCATGTATATAGTGGTGGCAGAGACCTTTCT TTATACTTGACAGACTTGGCAACAAGAGAGAGTCTTTTGCTTTGCACAGGGGAGCATCCTGTTCTTCAGTTGGCTTTGCATGATGATAGTATATGGGTTGCAACTACAGACTCTTCAGTTCATAGGTGGCCTGCCGAGGGAAGCAACCCTCAGAAGAATTTTCAAAGAGGTGGCTCATTCTTAGCTGGAAATTTGTCATTTTCAAGGGCTAGGGTGTCCTTAGAAGGATCTACACCC ACTCCTGTTTATAAAGAACCATCTTTTACAATTCCTGGAACCCCTGGGATAGTGCAACATGAAATACTAAATAATAGAAGGCATGTCTTGACAAAG GATACTGCTGGTTCAGTGAAGCTGTGGGAGATCACCAGGGGCATTGTAATTGAGGATTTTGGAAAG GTTTCATTTGATGAAAAAAAGGAGGAGCTTTTTGAGATG GTAAGCATTCCTGCATGGTTCACTGTGGATACTAGACTTGGAAGTTTGTCTGTCCATTTGGATACCCCACAATGCTTCTCTGCTGAGATGTATTCGGCAGACCTCAACATTGTGGGAAAGCCTGAGGATGATaag GTTAACCTTGCACGGGAAACTCTTAAAGGTCTGCTGACTCATTGGTTGGCCAAAAGAAAGCACAAATTTGGATGCCAAGCTACAGCCAATGGGGAGATATCTGGGAAGGAAATTACGGCAAGAAGTCTCACCCATTCAAGAATTGAAGCAGATGGGAATGCCGAAAATGATTCGAATGTCTACCCACCTTTTGAATTTTCTACAGTATCTCCTCCTTCCATTATTACTGAGGGCTCACAGGGAGGTCCGTGGAGGAAGAAAATTACTGATTTAGATGGAACTGAAGATGAGAAAGACTTTCCTTGGTGGTGTTTGGATTGTGTGTTGAATTATCGCTTACCTCCCAGAGAAAATACCAA ATGCAGCTTTTATCTACATCCATGTGAAGGTTCTACTATCCAGATCCTTACACAAGGAAAACTGAGTGCACCTCGTATTTTGAGAATTCACAAA GTTGTTAACTATGTTATTGAAAAGATGGTCCTTGACAAGCCAATAGAAAGCGTGAATCCTGATGGGGCATTTCCTTCAGGTCCTGCTGGAGGACAGTTGCAGACCTCAGCAGTTGGTGATGGATCTTTCCGACCTGGATTGAAGCCATGGCAAAAGCTTAGGCCTTCCATAGAGATACTGTGCAACAATCAG GTCTTGCCTCCGGACATGAGCTTGGCCACGGTGCGTGCTTACATATGGAAGAAACCTGAAGACCTGGTTCTTAATTACAGGGTAGTTCAAGGCAGGTGA
- the LOC107412251 gene encoding phytyl ester synthase 1, chloroplastic → MASILGFRVPPFLVLNSENKPQSRVRVRSSASGDSVVLSSDSVVVNGASVVGEKERIGSWIENGNGSSSAEVDKQKKIDSSNVPENLEPLWDDGYGTSTVKDYFDAVKEMIKPDGGPPRWFTPIECECPVKDAPVLLFLPGMDGTGMGLILHHKALGKVFEVRCLHIPVNDRTPFEGLVKYVEETVRLEHALSPKKPIYLVGDSFGGCLSLAVAARNPTIDLVLILVNPATSYARSQLQPLFPILESMPDILHASVPYLLSYVMGDPTKMAMVNVESRLPPIQRYEKMFHNLRDLLPCLSFFTDIIPKETLLWKLKLLKSAAAYANSRLHAVKAEVLVLASGKDSMVPSEDEAQRLRKSLQNCTVRHFKDNGHTLLLEDGISLLTVIKGTSKYRRSRRHNDVSDYLPPSRTEFKYACDQVIGLLRFAAGSTMFSTTEDGKIVKGLAGVPNEGPVLLVGYHNLMGFELYSLVEQFLKEKNIMVRGMAHPQIFQWNSKRSFPEFSMNDWLSVFGALPVTPTNLFRLLSSNSHVLLYPGGAREALHYKGEEYKLFWPDQPEFVRMAARFGATIVPFGAVGEDDLVQLIFDYNDVRRIPGAEQSIREANGVRLRDETSGEVANIELFIPGLLPKMPGRFYYLFGKPIKTNGKEEILKDREIANQLYLKIKSEVEKSMKYLLKKREEDPYRSVIDRTLYNALYASSREVPTFEP, encoded by the exons ATGGCATCAATTCTAGGTTTCAGGGTACCACCCTTTTTAGTTTTGAACTCAGAGAATAAGCCTCAAAGCCGTGTGCGGGTTCGTAGTTCAGCTAGTGGAGATTCAGTGGTGCTGTCATCTGATTCAGTAGTTGTAAATGGAGCTTCTGTTGTTGGGGAGAAAGAGAGAATTGGGTCTTGGATTGAGAATGGGAATGGAAGTTCAAGTGCTGAAGTTGATAAGCAGAAGAAGATAGACAGTAGTAATGTTCCTGAAAATTTGGAACCACTGTGGGATGATGGGTACGGTACCAGTACTGTGAAAGATTATTTTGATGCAGTCAAGGAGATGATCAAGCCTGATGGTGGACCACCCAGGTGGTTTACGCCCATCGAATGCGAGTGTCCTGTAAAGGATGCTCCAGTTCTTCTGTTTTTGCCGG GAATGGATGGAACTGGGATGGGCCTCATTTTGCACCATAAAGCTCTTGGGAA GGTTTTTGAAGTCCGATGCCTGCATATTCCTGTTAATGATCGAACTCCATTTGAAGGACTAGTGAAATATGTTGAAGAAACTGTTAGACTTGAACATGCTTTGTCACCAAAGAAACCAATTTATTTGGTGGGAGATTCATTTGGAGGATGCCTATCACTTGCTGTTGCTGCTCGAAATCCTACCATTGATCTAGTTCTAATATTAGTAAATCCAG CTACTTCATATGCAAGGTCTCAGCTACAGCCCTTGTTCCCCATATTGGAGTCTATGCCTGATATACTACATGCCTCAGTTCCCTATCTTCTGAGCTATGTTATGG GTGATCCAACAAAGATGGCAATGGTTAACGTTGAAAGTAGGCTTCCTCCGATACAACGATATGAGAAAATGTTTCACAATCTCCGTGATTTGCTACCATGTCTTTCT TTTTTTACTGATATTATACCAAAGGAGACTCTTCTTTGGAAGCTGAAGCTGCTCAAATCAGCTGCTGCTTATGCTAATTCTCGTCTTCATGCTGTAAAAGCCGAAGTACTTGTGCTGGCAAG TGGTAAGGATAGCATGGTTCCTAGTGAAGATGAAGCTCAACGTCTGAGAAAATCATTACAGAATTGCACAGTTCGTCACTTCAAAGACAATGGGCATACCCTTTTGTTG GAAGATGGGATTAGTTTGCTGACAGTTATTAAAGGTACAAGCAAATACCGTCGTTCAAGGAGGCACAACGATGTCTCAGATTATCTGCCTCCTAGTAGGACAGAATTCAAATATGCATGTGATCAAGTAATTGG ATTATTACGTTTTGCTGCTGGTTCTACAATGTTTTCAACAACTGAAGATGGAAAAATAGTGAAAGGTCTTGCTGGAGTCCCAAATGAAGGTCCTGTGTTACTAGTTGGTTATCATAATTTAATGGGATTTGAACTTTATTCACTTGTTGAACagtttttaaaagagaaaaatataatggtCCGTGGTATGGCACATCCTCAAATTTTTCAGTGGAATTCCAAGCGTTCATTTCCTGAATTTTCAATGAATGACTGGTTAAGTGTATTTGGTGCTTTACCTGTCACACCCACCAATCTATTTAGATTGCTTTCCTCAAATTCACATGTTCTTCTATATCCTGGTGGTGCGCGTGAAGCTCTCCATTACAAG GGTGAAGAATACAAGTTGTTTTGGCCTGATCAACCAGAATTTGTGAGAATGGCAGCACGTTTTGGGGCTACAATTGTACCATTTGGTGCTGTAGGAGAAGACGATCTCGTACAA TTGATTTTCGATTACAATGACGTAAGAAGAATCCCTGGAGCAGAGCAATCTATTAGAGAAGCTAATGGTGTAAGATTGAg GGATGAGACAAGTGGGGAAGTTGCTAACATAGAGCTGTTTATACCAGGGCTTTTGCCTAAGATGCCTGGTCGCTTTTACTATTTGTTTGGGAAACCCATAAAAACAAATGGAAAGGAGGAGATCCTGAAAGACAGAGAAATTGCAAACCAGTTATACTTGAAGATAAAATCTGAAGTTGAAAAAAGCATGAAATACTTACTTAAGAAGAGGGAGGAAGATCCTTATAGGAGTGTTATTGATAGAACACTATACAATGCTCTATATGCTTCTTCTCGTGAGGTTCCAACATTTGAGCCTTAA